Proteins found in one Lathamus discolor isolate bLatDis1 chromosome 7, bLatDis1.hap1, whole genome shotgun sequence genomic segment:
- the CHST13 gene encoding carbohydrate sulfotransferase 13 isoform X1: protein MRRSRAPRMALAAGLGSFLLGVLYFQSSFHPAEDGLMGSTWQGKAGRSPLQALYESDQFEQSSLQAVHQQRRELLSNICNRYTRKRRLLRPDDLRHLVVDDTHGLLYCYVPKVACTNWKRVMMVLTGQGKYRDPLEIPANEAHVSSNLRTLSEYSIPEINHRLRSYLKFLFVREPFERLVSAYRNKFTRSYNTAFHKRYGTKIIRRHRQEPSDAALERGDDVRFEEFVYYLLDPRTQREEPFNEHWERVHSLCHPCIVHYDVVGKYETLAEDANYILQLVGADTSIKFPSSSKTTRTTDDMTAQFFQDISPFYQRRLFNLYKMDYLLFNYSIPSYLRIR, encoded by the exons cAGAAGATGGGCTTATGGGATCAACCTGGCAGGGGAAAGCTGGTCGCAGCCCACTCCAGGCCCTCTATGAGAGTGACCAG TTTGAGCAGTCGTCGCTGCAGGCAGTCCACCAGCAGAGACGGGAGCTGCTGAGCAACATCTGCAACCGCTACACCCGCAAGCGGCGTCTCCTGCGCCCGGATGACCTGCGGCACTTGGTGGTGGATGACACACACGGGCTCCTCTACTGCTACGTGCCCAAAGTGGCCTGCACGAACTGGAAGCGGGTGATGATGGTCCTGACGGGGCAAGGCAAGTACCGGGACCCGCTGGAAATCCCTGCCAACGAGGCGCACGTCTCGTCCAACCTGCGCACCCTCTCCGAGTACAGCATCCCCGAGATCAACCACCGCCTGCGCAGCTACCTCAAGTTCCTCTTTGTGCGGGAGCCCTTCGAGCGCCTGGTCTCGGCGTACCGCAACAAGTTCACCCGCAGCTACAACACGGCCTTCCACAAGCGCTACGGCACCAAGATCATCCGGCGGCACCGGCAGGAGCCCAGCGATGCGGCGCTGGAGCGCGGCGACGATGTGCGCTTCGAGGAGTTCGTCTATTACCTGCTGGACCCACGGACGCAGCGGGAGGAGCCCTTCAATGAGCACTGGGAGCGGGTGCACTCGCTCTGCCACCCCTGCATCGTCCACTACGATGTGGTGGGCAAGTATGAGACCTTGGCTGAAGATGCCAACTACATCCTCCAGCTGGTCGGGGCCGACACGAGCATCAAGTTCCCGTCTTCATCCAAGACCACCAGGACGACGGATGACATGACGGCTCAGTTCTTCCAGGACATTAGCCCTTTCTACCAAAGGAGACTCTTTAATTTATACAAGATGGACTATTTGCTCTTCAACTACTCCATCCCCTCCTACCTCCGCATCCGATGA
- the CHST13 gene encoding carbohydrate sulfotransferase 13 isoform X2, protein MRRSRAPRMALAAGLGSFLLGVLYFQSSFHPEDGLMGSTWQGKAGRSPLQALYESDQFEQSSLQAVHQQRRELLSNICNRYTRKRRLLRPDDLRHLVVDDTHGLLYCYVPKVACTNWKRVMMVLTGQGKYRDPLEIPANEAHVSSNLRTLSEYSIPEINHRLRSYLKFLFVREPFERLVSAYRNKFTRSYNTAFHKRYGTKIIRRHRQEPSDAALERGDDVRFEEFVYYLLDPRTQREEPFNEHWERVHSLCHPCIVHYDVVGKYETLAEDANYILQLVGADTSIKFPSSSKTTRTTDDMTAQFFQDISPFYQRRLFNLYKMDYLLFNYSIPSYLRIR, encoded by the exons AAGATGGGCTTATGGGATCAACCTGGCAGGGGAAAGCTGGTCGCAGCCCACTCCAGGCCCTCTATGAGAGTGACCAG TTTGAGCAGTCGTCGCTGCAGGCAGTCCACCAGCAGAGACGGGAGCTGCTGAGCAACATCTGCAACCGCTACACCCGCAAGCGGCGTCTCCTGCGCCCGGATGACCTGCGGCACTTGGTGGTGGATGACACACACGGGCTCCTCTACTGCTACGTGCCCAAAGTGGCCTGCACGAACTGGAAGCGGGTGATGATGGTCCTGACGGGGCAAGGCAAGTACCGGGACCCGCTGGAAATCCCTGCCAACGAGGCGCACGTCTCGTCCAACCTGCGCACCCTCTCCGAGTACAGCATCCCCGAGATCAACCACCGCCTGCGCAGCTACCTCAAGTTCCTCTTTGTGCGGGAGCCCTTCGAGCGCCTGGTCTCGGCGTACCGCAACAAGTTCACCCGCAGCTACAACACGGCCTTCCACAAGCGCTACGGCACCAAGATCATCCGGCGGCACCGGCAGGAGCCCAGCGATGCGGCGCTGGAGCGCGGCGACGATGTGCGCTTCGAGGAGTTCGTCTATTACCTGCTGGACCCACGGACGCAGCGGGAGGAGCCCTTCAATGAGCACTGGGAGCGGGTGCACTCGCTCTGCCACCCCTGCATCGTCCACTACGATGTGGTGGGCAAGTATGAGACCTTGGCTGAAGATGCCAACTACATCCTCCAGCTGGTCGGGGCCGACACGAGCATCAAGTTCCCGTCTTCATCCAAGACCACCAGGACGACGGATGACATGACGGCTCAGTTCTTCCAGGACATTAGCCCTTTCTACCAAAGGAGACTCTTTAATTTATACAAGATGGACTATTTGCTCTTCAACTACTCCATCCCCTCCTACCTCCGCATCCGATGA